A stretch of the Streptomyces ortus genome encodes the following:
- a CDS encoding amidohydrolase, with protein MTVPSPRPATSAAGAPAPADLLVHGGDVLTVDAAGTIVSDGAVAVRDGEIVQVGPAEELRARYAGADTLDATGCLVLPGLVNAHTHLAMTLLRGRADDVTLQGFLDRVIRWESELLSAENVATAIRVAIAESVRAGVTSALDMYWFHEAAERVAREAGWRLHTGPTFMDVPDPADRIAYEDRLAWARRDLEGRAATGARRPGTRPVLFAHSAYTLSPEQLTDIAALAREFGALLHLHAAENATEVATVEVRYGKRPVELLDALGLLGPDLLLAHTVDLTGAEIAALARTGTSVAHCPVSNLKLGCGVAPVPRLLSAGVTVGLGTDGAVSSNTLDVLRALGLAALVHKAGGDPTAVGAEQAVRMATIEGARALGLDAHLGSLEVGKRADLIVLDLGGAHLAPRHDPWSTLAYAARAEDVRDTVVDGRILMRGRALTTLDEGAALADLAALVSRSDLA; from the coding sequence CGACCTCCGCCGCCGGCGCCCCCGCCCCCGCCGACCTGCTGGTGCACGGCGGTGACGTCCTGACCGTCGACGCGGCCGGCACGATCGTGTCCGACGGAGCCGTGGCCGTCCGCGACGGCGAGATCGTGCAGGTCGGCCCGGCCGAGGAGCTGCGCGCGCGGTACGCCGGCGCCGACACCCTCGACGCGACCGGCTGCCTGGTCCTCCCCGGCCTGGTCAACGCGCACACCCATCTGGCGATGACCCTGCTGCGCGGGCGCGCCGACGACGTGACGCTCCAGGGGTTCCTCGATCGGGTGATCCGCTGGGAGAGCGAGCTGCTGTCGGCGGAGAACGTCGCGACGGCGATCCGGGTCGCGATCGCGGAGAGCGTACGGGCCGGGGTGACCTCGGCGCTCGACATGTACTGGTTCCACGAGGCCGCCGAGCGGGTCGCGCGCGAGGCGGGCTGGCGGCTGCACACGGGCCCGACCTTCATGGACGTACCGGATCCGGCCGACCGCATCGCGTACGAGGACCGGCTGGCGTGGGCCCGGCGCGACCTGGAGGGCCGTGCGGCAACGGGCGCGCGGCGGCCCGGTACGCGCCCCGTCCTCTTCGCGCACTCCGCCTACACCCTCTCCCCCGAGCAGCTGACCGACATCGCGGCGCTGGCACGGGAGTTCGGCGCGCTGCTGCACCTCCATGCGGCGGAGAACGCCACCGAGGTCGCCACCGTCGAGGTGCGGTACGGGAAGCGGCCGGTCGAACTGCTCGACGCCCTCGGGCTCCTCGGCCCCGACCTGCTGCTGGCCCACACCGTGGACCTCACCGGGGCCGAGATCGCGGCGCTCGCCCGTACCGGCACGTCGGTCGCCCACTGCCCGGTCTCCAACCTTAAGCTGGGCTGCGGCGTCGCCCCCGTGCCGCGGCTGCTGAGCGCGGGTGTGACGGTCGGCCTCGGCACGGACGGCGCGGTCAGCTCCAACACCCTGGACGTGCTGCGCGCGCTGGGCCTCGCCGCCCTGGTGCACAAGGCCGGCGGGGACCCCACGGCCGTCGGCGCCGAGCAGGCCGTCCGGATGGCCACGATCGAGGGCGCCAGGGCGCTGGGACTCGACGCCCACCTCGGCTCGCTGGAGGTCGGCAAGCGCGCCGACCTGATCGTCCTGGACCTGGGCGGTGCGCACCTGGCACCCCGCCACGACCCCTGGTCGACGCTCGCGTACGCGGCCCGCGCCGAGGACGTACGGGACACGGTCGTCGACGGCCGGATCCTGATGCGCGGCCGGGCGCTCACCACCCTCGACGAGGGCGCGGCGCTCGCGGACCTGGCGGCTCTCGTGTCACGGTCCGACCTCGCGTGA